A single region of the Silene latifolia isolate original U9 population chromosome 8, ASM4854445v1, whole genome shotgun sequence genome encodes:
- the LOC141597322 gene encoding FRIGIDA-like protein 4a, with the protein MAETTTITEEIPETITTLFTKLEEQKTLLTNCTTLYKTLTTHFTNLQNSVEIKSQTLDSRFQTLDSKFTQTLDSLKTREDSLPELQNSLSSTVETKKSVALSEVSKPIPNESTPLPDILTTMCRRMEPGSLMRLLVEKRRETMSLREKMGKAFSECVDSERFVVEAVREFVEMKKEKRAGLIDTRWACSMVVRSMFPPEELKKGKVGNPGLGRVFAKKAVERAEEVLKEWRMVSDNEGLEGVGEGTGMGPAEAAMFIEVLLGFGLKEKFEEEFYIKLMLEFCGRRDMAKLAIPIFGDKIADLIEELVKNGKQVEAVYFATESGLTDRFQPVSLLKSFLQKTDRESRDIRKKGNHSASATDKANSLESISIRSIIKCVEDHKIEEEFPVESLRKRLAVLERAKNDRKNGTTARVMHSKRGATSGPPSSRPAKVQKPSSPYTKFPVGDQVLPSPLSPVSRYLAPYAHPSQPSYHTQTTYPSQTGYPSQATYDTGTAAAAPAYQTGQPHYGIPGDSGASAEARLGGSYGSQEGYVPYDYSATTAAPAYGPTSYPQ; encoded by the exons ATGGcggaaacaacaacaataacagaAGAAATTCCAGAAACAATCACGACCCTTTTCACAAAGCTCGAAGAACAAAAAACCCTTTTAACCAATTGCACAACCCTTTACAAAACCCTAACTACCCATTTCACCAATCTCCAAAATTCCGTTGAAATTAAATCCCAAACCCTAGATTCTCGATTCCAAACCCTAGATTCCAAATTCACTCAAACCCTAGATTCCCTCAAAACTCGCGAAGATTCCCTCCCTGAATTACAAAATTCGCTTTCTTCAACGGTGGAAACCAAGAAAAGCGTCGCACTTTCGGAAGTGTCAAAACCGATACCCAATGAATCGACGCCATTGCCGGATATTTTGACGACAATGTGTAGGAGGATGGAACCAGGGTCGTTGATGAGATTGTTGGTGGAGAAACGGAGGGAAACGATGTCGTTGAGGGAGAAAATGGGGAAAGCGTTTTCGGAGTGTGTCGATTCTGAGAGGTTTGTGGTTGAAGCAGTGAGGGAATTTGTGGAAATGAAGAAGGAGAAACGGGCCGGGTTAATTGATACCAGGTGGGCATGCTCAATGGTGGTTAGGAGCATGTTCCCACCCGAGGAATTGAAGAAGGGGAAGGTGGGAAACCCAGGTTTGGGTCGGGTTTTTGCTAAAAAGGCGGTCGAGAGGGCCGAGGAGGTTTTGAAAGAGTGGAGGATGGTGTCTGATAATGAGGGGTTAGAAGGTGTTGGTGAGGGGACTGGAATGGGGCCGGCTGAGGCGGCCATGTTTATCGAGGTTTTGTTGGGGTTTGGATTGAAGGAGAAGTTTGAGGAAGAGTTCTATATTAAGTTGATGCTTGAGTTTTGCGGGAGGAGGGATATGGCTAAGCTTGCTATTCCCATCTTTGGGGATAAAATTGCAG ATTTGATTGAAGAATTGGTAAAAAATGGAAAGCAAGTTGAGGCAGTTTATTTTGCCACTGAGTCTGGTTTGACTGATAGATTTCAGCCCGTGTCACTTCTGAAGTCTTTTTTGCAGAAAACCGATAGGGAATCCAGGGACATACGTAAAAAAGGCAATCATAGTGCTTCAGCAACT GATAAAGCCAATAGTTTGGAGTCGATTTCCATCCGATCTATTATAAAATGTGTAGAAGACCATAAGATTGAGGAAGAATTTCCTGTCGAAAGCTTGAGGAAGCGTCTTGCTGTACTTGAGAGAGCCAAGAATGATAGAAAAAATGGTACTACAGCCAGAGTGATGCATAGCAAGCGAGGCGCGACCAGCGGTCCACCATCATCCCGTCCTGCCAAAGTTCAAAAACCTTCAAGTCCGTACACAAAGTTTCCCGTGGGAGACCAAGTCTTGCCGTCCCCGTTGAGCCCAGTATCGAGGTATTTGGCCCCGTATGCCCATCCTAGTCAGCCAAGCTATCATACTCAGACAACCTATCCTAGTCAAACCGGCTATCCTAGTCAGGCTACTTATGATACCGGGACTGCTGCAGCCGCACCTGCTTACCAGACCGGTCAACCACACTATGGAATACCTGGTGACAGTGGCGCTAGCGCTGAGGCTAGACTCGGTGGCTCATATGGTTCGCAGGAGGGGTATGTACCGTACGATTATAGTGCGACTACTGCTGCACCTGCTTACGGCCCGACATCGTATCCACAATAG